The following proteins come from a genomic window of Pseudomonas cichorii:
- the cueR gene encoding Cu(I)-responsive transcriptional regulator, whose product MNIGQAASKSGLSAKMIRYYESIGLLQAASRSDSGYRLYRSEDLHTLAFIKRSRDLGFSLEEVGKLLTLWQDRQRASSDVKALAHKHIADLNQKIEELASLRDTLQELVEHCHGDDRPDCPILRDLASGGCCT is encoded by the coding sequence ATGAACATCGGTCAGGCGGCCAGCAAAAGCGGCTTGAGCGCAAAGATGATTCGCTACTACGAGTCCATCGGGCTGCTGCAGGCTGCCAGTCGCAGCGACAGCGGCTACCGGCTGTATCGCTCCGAAGACTTGCACACACTGGCGTTCATCAAGCGCTCGCGGGATCTGGGCTTTTCACTGGAAGAGGTCGGCAAGTTGCTGACGCTCTGGCAGGACCGTCAGCGTGCAAGTAGCGATGTGAAGGCGCTGGCTCATAAACACATCGCCGACCTGAATCAGAAGATCGAAGAACTGGCGAGCCTGCGCGATACTCTGCAGGAGCTGGTGGAACACTGCCACGGCGACGACCGCCCCGATTGCCCGATCCTCAGGGACCTGGCTTCGGGGGGTTGCTGCACCTGA